A window of Euwallacea similis isolate ESF13 chromosome 10, ESF131.1, whole genome shotgun sequence contains these coding sequences:
- the LOC136411298 gene encoding DNA-3-methyladenine glycosylase-like, with protein MNKVSFTRLITEDFNRECKDMALYFLGKILIRKLEDGRILKGRIVETECYLGNEDKASHSYGGRRTPRNEPMYMPAGTCYVYQTYGMYFCFNISSKESGAAVLLRALEPLEGIDTMKSFRNIRNEKQKENPHCLCNGPSKLCIAMDISKDNCNKLDLSDQENDMLWIEDDPNFKLEEFSVVETSRIGIDKVESEWAKMPLRFYIYGSGSISKRDRKAEKLLDGNT; from the exons ATGAACAAAGTATCTTTTACGCGGTTAATAACAGAGGATTTTAACCGTGAATGCAAGGACATGGCCCTTTACTTCTTGGGCAAAATTTTGATCAGAAAATTGGAGGATGGACGCATCTTAAAGGGTCGAATTGTAGAGACTGAGTGCTACTTGGGGAACGAGGACAAGGCCTCGCATTCTTATGGAGGAAG GCGCACTCCCAGAAACGAACCAATGTATATGCCGGCAGGCACTTGCTACGTCTACCAAACTTACGGAATGtatttctgcttcaatatttCAAGCAAAGAATCTGGGGCAGCAGTGCTGCTCAGGGCCCTTGAGCCCCTTGAAGGAATTGATACAATGAAGAGTTTCAGAAACA TCAGAAATGAGAAGCAGAAGGAGAATCCTCATTGCCTGTGCAATGGGCCCTCAAAACTGTGTATTGCAATGGATATAAGTAAGGACAATTGCAACAAATTGGATTTGTCAGATCAGGAGAATGACATGTTGTGGATCGAGGACGATCCAAATTTCAAGCTGGAGGAGTTTTCGGTGGTGGAAACATCCAGGATTGGGATTGATAAAGTCGAGTCGGAGTGGGCTAAAATGCCTTTGAGATTCTA
- the Sply gene encoding sphingosine-1-phosphate lyase, giving the protein MEVAKYPITAFKAYCNGAFQGKEPWQIVTITTSSVLFTVWLYNFLNGDESLLTRSKKTVFRIAKWVPQIRRKIEEELGEINKSFESEVIERTAKLQYLVKLPLKGLSKNEILSILNENLSLGEDSWKSGLASGAVYVHNEALQTLAAETFRVSSYTNPLHPDLFPGVCKMEAEVVRILCTLFNGDSQSCGTMTTGGTESIMMACKAYRDFARETRGIRRPEMVLPVTAHSGFDKAGQYLNIRLRHVAIDPTTCQVDLKAMRKAINRNTVMLVGSAPNFPYGTIDDISKIADLGLKYHIPVHVDSCLGGLLTAFMPSAGHHLPPIDFQLKGVTSISADTHKYGFAPKGTSVVMYRDCKYLHHQYTVTTDWVGGIYGSPTVNGSRSGGNIATCWATLLHHGLEGYVNATKEIVDTKQTIEQGLRRMKGIYVFGKPATSVVAIGSNDFDIYRLSDALYKLGWNLNTLQYPSGLHICVTLMHTKPGIAQKFLNDVSESLTEIMKDPSVPVEGKMALYGTAQKLPDRSIVGDITRLFLDSTYFIPNLPTKSE; this is encoded by the exons ATGGAAGTTGCCAAATACCCTATTACAGCCTTTAAAGCCTATTGTAATGGGGCGTTTCAAGGCAAAGAGCCTTGGCAAATAGTCACCATCACCACTAGTTCAGTATTGTTCACTGTGTGGTTGTACAACTTCCTGAATGGTGATGAGAGTCTTTTGACAAGAAGTAAGAAAACTGTATTCCGAATAGCAAAGTGGGTGCCTCAAATCAGGAGGAAAATCGAAGAGGAGCTTGGAGagattaataaaagttttgagAGTGAAGTCATTGAAAGAACTGCAAAGCTACAGTACCTTGTGAAACTGCCCCTGAAAGGTTTAAGcaaaaatgagattttgagcattttaaatgagaatttaaGTCTGGGAGAGGATTCTTGGAAGAGCGGACTTGCGTCTGGAGCTGTATATGTCCACAATGAAGCCTTACAAACATTGGCTGCGGAAACTTTCCGAGTTTCATCATATACCAACCCTTTACACCCAGATTTATTCCCTG GAGTGTGTAAAATGGAAGCTGAAGTGGTTAGGATTTTGTGTACTTTATTCAATGGAGACTCCCAATCTTGTGGCACCATGACAACTGGGGGGACTGAATCAATTATGATGGCTTGCAAGGCTTATAGAGACTTTGCACGTGAGACTAGAGGAATTCGGAGGCCAGAAATG GTGCTCCCAGTAACTGCCCATTCAGGGTTTGATAAAGCTGGACAGTACTTGAATATAAGGCTCAGGCATGTAGCCATTGATCCCACAACTTGCCAGGTTGATTTAAAGGCCATGCGCAAGGCCATTAATAGAAATACTGTGATGTTGGTGGGGTCTGCCCCCAATTTCCCTTATG GGACAATCGATGACATATCAAAAATAGCTGATTTAGGACTCAAATACCACATTCCAGTTCATGTAGACTCATGTCTGGGAGGTCTCTTGACTGCTTTCATGCCATCAGCAGGCCACCATCTACCTCCAATTGATTTCCAGCTAAAGGGGGTCACCAGCATTTCAGCAGACACCCATAAGTATGGTTTTGCCCCCAAAGGTACTTCAGTAGTGATGTATCGCGACTGCAAATATCTCCATCATCAATATACAGTCACCACAGATTGGGTGGGGGGTATTTATGGCTCTCCCACAGTTAATGGTAGCAGATCTGGAGGCAATATCGCTACATGTTGGGCTACTTTGCTGCATCATGGTTTGGAAGGCTATGTAAATGCCACCAAAGAGATTGTGGATACAAAGCAAACCATAGAGCAGGGCCTCAGACGTATGAAGGGAATTTATGTATTTGGAAAGCCAGCCACTAGTGTGGTGGCCATTGGTAGCaacgattttgacatttaccGCTTGTCTGATGCTCTGTACAAACTAGGATGGAACTTGAACACCCTGCAGTATCCTTCAGGGCTTCATATCTGCGTTACCCTGATGCATACTAAACCGGGAATAGCACAGAAGTTCCTGAATGATGTAAGCGAGTCTTTGACTGAGATTATGAAAGATCCCTCTGTCCCTGTAGAAGGAAAAATGGCCCTTTATGGTACTGCACAAAAATTACCAGACCGGTCCATTGTTGGTGACATCACCAGACTCTTTTTGGACTCCACGTATTTTATACCAAATTTACCAACTAAGTCAGAATAA